A single genomic interval of Aureliella helgolandensis harbors:
- a CDS encoding DUF3540 domain-containing protein gives MQAAQVPMTEFLGAARVVRIDGARLLLMMNETQAWASNAIAYPYDFQVDDMVLAIGQKDDWFVIGVLQGSGKTTLHVPGNLQLMAPNGSIEMVASRGVSIRSPTVNIVATQLNLAAKKLNERFEQARLWVKESYEIMTKRMTTRAEGSYRLNADKIVERAKGDVKIDGKKIHLG, from the coding sequence ATGCAAGCAGCGCAAGTACCCATGACTGAGTTCCTTGGGGCAGCACGCGTGGTTCGTATTGATGGCGCTCGTCTGCTATTGATGATGAATGAAACCCAAGCCTGGGCAAGCAATGCGATCGCCTATCCGTACGACTTTCAAGTGGACGATATGGTCTTGGCCATCGGTCAGAAGGATGACTGGTTCGTGATCGGTGTGCTCCAGGGCTCTGGCAAGACAACGCTCCATGTACCTGGCAACTTGCAACTCATGGCGCCGAATGGCTCGATCGAAATGGTCGCTTCTCGAGGGGTTTCCATCCGCAGTCCAACGGTCAATATCGTGGCAACACAGTTAAACTTGGCAGCAAAGAAGCTCAATGAGCGATTCGAGCAGGCAAGGCTATGGGTGAAAGAGAGTTATGAAATCATGACCAAACGCATGACGACGCGGGCGGAGGGAAGCTATCGACTCAATGCGGATAAGATTGTCGAACGAGCCAAAGGCGATGTGAAGATCGATGGTAAAAAAATTCATCTTGGATAG
- a CDS encoding pentapeptide repeat-containing protein, whose amino-acid sequence MTNIQFTPALVLQYVADKRPFQGCVIQNLDLAGIDLTGADLSGLWLINVNLTNARLNGAILSDCCWKFVDLSSASARSLVTKNLVMESCRLNATNLSDSDLSGAALTQSDLQNSVCEGLEAIGISLTACNLSAANLADADFSEAVMLQCEFANADLRFADFTKASILESNLSGCNCSEAWFEESMIVEACCSGTNFATAEFVGPTFMECDLTSVVDLPVDCDHSSFSKSDLSGLNLKGKSFEATDFAECNLTKVDFSGCKMQAANLRDCDLVDSVLCDADLSEANFGEAFLLDADFSRAQLTHAVFAEADLADARFDDCNCYRSDFSDAEFDFEQLRTADLRAARFENAMLNGADLSQRDLSGCEFISCDLQNANFHQSNLEDADFTGSNLSQANLSETRQRETCFEATNLTGSNWCRAKATAIDLSDANLAQVDLSQAEFERTDFDGLDLQQIAVGKTIFRSCDLTGVDLSGKDLSGCDLTKADLTDANLAGCSLRQTHAAGCDFTKANLVGADLSEMLGQGADFTGADLSDAVACNSKLNQAVFVGAKLVNANFENSLLNECIFENAQASGVVLSKSSLQYSDLSYADINHAKLVGVDLQHANLHGVLQQGADWKDAKKRKAVATDHDRAAAEAWKIPTVPLKGQ is encoded by the coding sequence ATGACCAATATTCAATTTACGCCAGCGCTGGTTCTGCAATATGTGGCTGACAAGCGGCCGTTCCAGGGGTGTGTGATCCAAAACCTCGACCTGGCTGGGATTGACCTGACGGGCGCCGATTTATCGGGGCTGTGGTTGATCAACGTCAATCTCACCAATGCACGCTTGAATGGAGCGATTCTGTCGGACTGTTGTTGGAAATTTGTCGATCTCAGCTCTGCATCCGCGCGCAGTTTAGTCACCAAGAATCTTGTGATGGAATCGTGCCGCTTGAACGCGACCAATCTCTCCGATTCGGACCTGAGCGGTGCTGCCCTGACCCAGTCCGATTTGCAGAACTCGGTCTGCGAAGGCCTGGAGGCGATTGGCATTTCTCTGACGGCGTGCAATTTGTCAGCTGCTAACCTTGCGGACGCCGATTTTTCTGAGGCGGTCATGCTGCAGTGCGAATTTGCCAATGCAGATCTGCGCTTTGCCGATTTCACCAAAGCGTCGATTTTGGAGTCCAATCTGTCGGGCTGCAATTGCAGCGAGGCGTGGTTTGAGGAATCGATGATTGTCGAAGCATGCTGTAGCGGCACCAATTTTGCGACTGCTGAGTTCGTGGGGCCGACCTTCATGGAATGCGACTTAACCTCGGTCGTCGATCTTCCGGTCGACTGTGACCATAGTTCATTCAGCAAATCGGATTTGTCTGGGCTGAATTTAAAGGGGAAGAGTTTCGAAGCGACCGACTTTGCCGAATGCAATTTGACGAAAGTCGATTTCTCCGGTTGCAAGATGCAGGCCGCCAATCTGCGAGATTGTGACCTGGTCGACTCAGTGCTATGCGACGCAGACTTGAGCGAAGCCAATTTCGGAGAGGCGTTTCTATTGGACGCCGATTTTAGCAGAGCTCAGCTGACGCACGCCGTCTTCGCGGAGGCCGATCTCGCCGACGCCCGGTTTGATGATTGCAATTGCTATCGAAGCGATTTCTCAGATGCTGAGTTTGATTTCGAGCAATTACGGACAGCGGACTTGCGGGCGGCTCGGTTTGAGAATGCAATGCTCAATGGGGCCGATTTGAGTCAGCGAGATCTAAGTGGTTGTGAATTTATTTCCTGCGATTTGCAGAATGCCAATTTTCATCAGTCGAACCTAGAGGATGCTGATTTTACCGGAAGCAATCTATCCCAGGCTAATCTTTCCGAGACTCGTCAACGGGAGACTTGCTTTGAAGCGACAAATCTCACCGGTAGCAATTGGTGCAGAGCCAAAGCGACCGCAATTGATTTAAGTGACGCAAATCTGGCGCAAGTCGATCTTAGCCAGGCTGAATTTGAGCGCACCGATTTTGACGGACTCGATCTTCAACAAATTGCCGTAGGTAAGACCATCTTTCGGAGCTGTGATCTCACGGGCGTCGATCTTTCTGGCAAAGACCTAAGCGGCTGCGATTTGACGAAAGCCGATTTGACAGACGCCAACCTGGCTGGATGTTCGCTTCGCCAGACACACGCTGCTGGCTGCGACTTTACCAAGGCGAATTTAGTCGGCGCTGATTTGAGCGAGATGCTGGGACAAGGTGCCGACTTTACCGGGGCTGATTTGTCGGATGCGGTAGCCTGCAATTCCAAGTTGAATCAAGCTGTTTTTGTAGGAGCAAAGTTGGTCAATGCAAACTTTGAAAACAGCCTCCTGAATGAATGTATTTTTGAAAACGCCCAGGCAAGCGGCGTCGTACTTTCGAAATCCTCACTCCAGTACAGCGACTTGTCGTACGCCGATATCAATCATGCAAAATTGGTGGGCGTAGATTTGCAGCACGCAAATCTACACGGGGTATTGCAGCAAGGTGCTGATTGGAAAGATGCTAAGAAACGCAAGGCGGTAGCTACGGACCATGATCGAGCTGCCGCGGAAGCCTGGAAGATCCCTACTGTTCCATTAAAAGGGCAATAA
- a CDS encoding DUF2169 domain-containing protein has translation MRVICEETIRAGWFAHSFNPPDLAGVFVAKLSCKLQPNGVATLLEGDDVVELSGDLPLADDPANPLKYSSDFVPYKPRFDLLLQATAYSPTGQPASGWQTRWQIGEWSKTLQVFGERRWISGPFSSKIGPPQPIVSLPLDYRLAFGGADADLNPLGQGYGWKAELLPCIEDPTRLVKSPDDKLEPAGMGPISGDWPVRRAHVGTYDEQWQRTRWPWFPSDFDYAYFNAAPRDQQLETGLNGHEELTFENLHCEHAHYRTRLPQVRVRCFLSASTMDHAELSASDFHEVPLQFDTLQIDLEAEVATLLFRGHTAIQSLKMSEIQTVFWMTESTSGAPLTSSDCMARFRTLLQADEEAPPDPVELAEEEAAQQKFATQMEALEAEYAVAMQEAEKEIAQARERALAAGVDASKFDSPNSSSLAELKQQMAAMAEGMRVQQPDVAMQLDAQILEIDQLATVEAEMQAESGDRLTRADVERMAAAGESFRGRSLADLELYDMKLSGLDFSDVDFTDCMLDGADLSGSNLTNAKFSEADLSQANLSGACLDYADFSEAVVEACDFRGTSLEGTVFSELDLTHADFSGASGRGPDFSSAKLNSANFCDAKLPQADFSEADVSHARFDRAELQAASFEGVTAKNVRMPHADLTGLHASDQADFADSDFSCCMAEGAIWEEATLDGCDFRESKSPNAIFTQASLVGCRFDRSDLRDSTFEDAILTNAILDQCNLMRASFDRAQLTDASMREANIYRAGFWNAAVTGLDRRGTSEIGTVLPS, from the coding sequence ATGAGAGTAATTTGTGAAGAAACGATTCGTGCCGGTTGGTTCGCGCATAGCTTTAACCCGCCAGATTTGGCCGGTGTGTTTGTGGCTAAACTGTCGTGCAAGTTGCAACCCAACGGCGTAGCCACACTCCTCGAGGGGGATGACGTGGTTGAGTTAAGCGGCGATCTGCCGCTTGCCGACGATCCAGCCAATCCACTTAAATACAGTTCGGATTTCGTGCCCTACAAGCCTCGATTTGATCTGCTTTTGCAGGCCACGGCGTACAGTCCAACTGGGCAGCCTGCCTCAGGGTGGCAGACGCGATGGCAAATCGGCGAATGGTCCAAGACGTTGCAGGTATTCGGCGAACGCCGCTGGATCTCGGGGCCCTTCTCCTCAAAAATCGGCCCTCCTCAGCCGATTGTCAGCTTGCCGCTCGACTACCGACTTGCGTTTGGCGGCGCCGATGCGGACTTGAACCCACTGGGGCAAGGCTACGGTTGGAAAGCGGAACTGTTGCCATGCATCGAAGATCCGACGCGTCTGGTCAAGAGTCCTGATGACAAACTGGAACCAGCTGGTATGGGGCCGATCTCAGGAGACTGGCCCGTTCGACGGGCCCACGTGGGAACCTACGATGAACAATGGCAACGCACCCGTTGGCCCTGGTTCCCAAGTGATTTCGATTACGCCTATTTCAACGCGGCTCCACGTGACCAGCAATTGGAAACGGGGTTGAATGGCCACGAGGAACTTACTTTTGAAAATCTCCATTGCGAGCATGCACACTACCGCACCCGACTTCCTCAGGTAAGGGTGCGTTGCTTTCTGAGTGCAAGCACCATGGATCACGCCGAGCTCTCCGCCAGTGATTTTCATGAGGTCCCACTTCAGTTCGATACTTTGCAGATCGATTTGGAAGCTGAAGTTGCAACCTTGCTGTTTCGTGGGCACACGGCCATCCAAAGTTTGAAGATGTCAGAGATCCAAACGGTGTTTTGGATGACCGAGTCGACCAGTGGTGCCCCGCTGACATCGAGCGACTGTATGGCGCGTTTCCGGACACTGCTGCAGGCCGACGAGGAAGCACCGCCCGATCCCGTGGAGCTGGCGGAGGAAGAAGCCGCGCAGCAAAAATTTGCAACACAAATGGAAGCGTTGGAGGCTGAGTATGCTGTTGCCATGCAGGAGGCTGAGAAGGAAATTGCTCAGGCTCGTGAACGCGCGCTAGCCGCCGGAGTGGATGCTTCCAAATTCGACTCGCCGAACTCGAGTTCACTGGCGGAGCTGAAGCAGCAGATGGCGGCGATGGCTGAGGGGATGCGCGTCCAACAGCCGGATGTCGCCATGCAGCTCGATGCACAAATTCTGGAAATCGACCAACTGGCTACGGTTGAAGCTGAAATGCAAGCTGAGTCAGGGGATCGTTTGACCCGGGCGGATGTGGAACGCATGGCTGCGGCTGGCGAAAGTTTCCGCGGACGCTCATTAGCAGACTTGGAACTCTACGATATGAAGCTATCGGGCCTCGATTTTTCTGACGTCGATTTCACCGACTGCATGCTCGATGGTGCTGACCTGTCGGGTTCGAATCTGACGAACGCCAAGTTCAGTGAAGCGGACCTTTCGCAGGCTAATCTGTCGGGAGCGTGTTTGGACTATGCCGACTTCTCAGAGGCCGTCGTGGAAGCCTGTGACTTCAGGGGGACCTCGCTCGAAGGAACGGTCTTTTCCGAATTGGATCTCACCCATGCCGACTTTAGTGGAGCGAGTGGGCGAGGTCCTGACTTTTCGAGTGCCAAGCTCAATTCCGCGAATTTCTGCGATGCCAAACTTCCTCAGGCCGATTTTAGCGAGGCGGATGTTAGCCATGCAAGGTTCGACCGAGCGGAGCTGCAGGCAGCCAGCTTCGAGGGAGTCACCGCCAAAAATGTGCGTATGCCGCATGCCGACCTAACAGGCTTGCATGCCAGTGACCAAGCCGACTTTGCAGACTCTGACTTTAGTTGCTGTATGGCCGAGGGTGCCATCTGGGAAGAGGCTACCCTGGACGGCTGTGATTTTCGTGAGTCCAAGTCGCCGAACGCCATTTTTACTCAAGCCTCGTTGGTGGGGTGCCGCTTCGATCGATCAGACCTGCGAGACAGCACTTTTGAAGATGCCATTTTGACGAATGCGATCCTCGATCAGTGCAATTTAATGCGCGCCTCCTTCGATCGAGCGCAACTAACCGATGCTTCCATGCGCGAGGCGAATATCTACCGAGCTGGCTTTTGGAATGCGGCCGTCACAGGGCTCGACCGTCGTGGAACTAGCGAGATCGGAACGGTGCTACCATCATGA
- a CDS encoding type VI secretion system Vgr family protein, whose translation MAKRLLELSPTDLFGEKAILTDLSGREEISQPYEFFLTIASPKDGLKPEEVVGRPLGVRIDREEKEPRFIHGYISHLWAGDYSQTLDDKSAPSRIYRVRLVPWLWFLKRASRSFVYLPEKKEKSIQEILDAVFERVDSYGHVETWHEAGAASHLKSRKVEHCVQYRESDFHFLTRTLEKYGVYYYFRHEEDKHTLILSDRPNYPNALESEVEYHPSSNQHRHFDTLSEWEHAYEFVSGKYEQTEYDFENPSNNLKVNAAKHSSISLSNNSGYELFDYPGEYVQKGDGEELVVRRLEEEETRFDRVQASGSCKSFCAGYVFKLVKHHSCSGEEGKSYLITSIAHSASQPGSFSSQGVDASYSNQFSCIPNERQFRPARTTARPNLSSVQTAIVVGPAGEEIYTDEFGRVKVQFYWDREGKRDENTSCWVRVSQQWSGKGWGGMQIPHIGHEVVVAFLEGDPDRPLIVGRVYNAEQNVPMPLPDEKTRSVLRDYGGNETVMEGAEGKQFIHTQQTCGNEFLMDGVSGQEKIELRDKYGNEIVLDAVEGIIRIYSPTHESEIVLGRSINLSTLSNLVTNILGDEWNTIQGGKHQNVVGITSQLVGGWKQETVIGAETKINVGATVNWHKGYHLQLREAKQFTKTKDALVEVRNDVLATALSTQLAIAGVHELGASDIHDRADKIEIHGEQSVEMVAAKAEIEAKIAKLIGKKTSIEASTCNIKSTKTDIGSGALKVKGSKGKSPKSAKKRKKSKGSMPAVKKKKAQRKAQKLARRAQRGK comes from the coding sequence CCGACCTTTCCGGTCGAGAGGAGATTTCTCAGCCTTACGAATTTTTTCTGACGATTGCTTCCCCCAAGGATGGATTGAAGCCTGAAGAGGTGGTGGGGCGACCGCTAGGGGTGCGTATCGACCGCGAGGAAAAGGAGCCACGCTTCATTCACGGCTACATCAGCCATCTTTGGGCTGGGGACTACAGTCAGACTCTCGACGATAAATCGGCACCGTCCAGGATTTATCGCGTGCGTTTGGTGCCGTGGCTGTGGTTCCTCAAGCGTGCATCGCGCAGTTTCGTTTATCTGCCAGAGAAAAAAGAGAAGTCGATCCAAGAGATTCTTGATGCGGTCTTTGAGCGTGTTGACTCTTACGGCCATGTCGAGACGTGGCACGAGGCGGGCGCGGCATCGCACCTGAAGTCGAGGAAGGTCGAGCACTGCGTGCAGTATCGAGAATCCGATTTCCACTTTCTTACACGTACTCTCGAAAAATACGGGGTCTACTATTACTTCCGGCACGAGGAAGACAAGCACACGCTCATCCTGTCAGATAGGCCCAACTACCCAAACGCCCTGGAATCGGAAGTGGAGTACCATCCCTCCAGCAACCAACATCGTCACTTCGATACGCTGAGTGAATGGGAGCATGCTTACGAGTTCGTTTCTGGGAAGTACGAGCAGACCGAATACGATTTTGAGAATCCATCGAACAATTTGAAGGTGAATGCCGCCAAGCATAGTTCGATTTCCCTGTCGAATAACAGTGGCTACGAGCTGTTCGACTACCCTGGTGAGTACGTACAGAAAGGGGATGGCGAAGAGCTCGTGGTGCGGCGTCTGGAAGAGGAGGAAACGCGTTTCGATCGCGTCCAAGCCTCCGGCTCTTGCAAGAGCTTTTGCGCTGGTTACGTGTTCAAACTGGTAAAGCACCACAGTTGTTCTGGTGAAGAGGGGAAGTCGTATCTGATCACCTCGATCGCGCACTCCGCTTCCCAGCCGGGTAGCTTTTCTTCTCAAGGCGTCGATGCCAGCTATTCCAATCAGTTTTCTTGCATTCCGAATGAGCGTCAATTCCGTCCAGCCCGTACGACGGCCCGGCCGAATCTTTCCAGCGTGCAAACTGCGATTGTGGTGGGGCCAGCTGGCGAAGAAATCTACACCGATGAGTTTGGTCGGGTCAAAGTGCAATTCTACTGGGACCGCGAAGGCAAACGCGATGAGAACACTTCATGCTGGGTGCGAGTTTCACAGCAGTGGAGTGGAAAGGGGTGGGGAGGGATGCAAATCCCTCATATCGGCCACGAAGTCGTCGTGGCATTCTTGGAGGGGGATCCCGACCGACCCTTGATCGTTGGCAGAGTTTACAACGCCGAACAAAACGTCCCCATGCCGCTACCCGATGAGAAGACGCGTAGCGTTCTTCGTGACTATGGCGGAAACGAAACGGTCATGGAAGGGGCGGAGGGCAAGCAATTCATTCACACGCAACAAACTTGCGGCAATGAATTCCTGATGGATGGCGTGAGTGGCCAGGAAAAAATTGAGCTGCGCGACAAGTATGGCAATGAGATCGTGCTGGATGCGGTGGAAGGCATTATTCGCATCTATTCGCCGACTCACGAATCGGAGATTGTGCTAGGAAGAAGTATCAATCTTAGCACGTTGAGCAATTTAGTCACGAATATCCTGGGGGATGAATGGAACACTATCCAGGGTGGCAAACACCAGAATGTCGTTGGCATCACCTCACAGTTGGTCGGCGGCTGGAAGCAGGAGACGGTCATTGGGGCAGAAACCAAAATCAACGTGGGCGCCACGGTGAACTGGCACAAGGGGTACCACCTCCAGCTAAGGGAAGCCAAGCAGTTTACGAAAACGAAAGATGCGCTGGTTGAAGTTCGCAATGATGTTTTGGCAACCGCCTTATCAACACAGCTTGCCATTGCTGGAGTTCATGAACTGGGTGCATCCGACATCCATGATCGAGCTGATAAGATAGAGATTCACGGTGAGCAGTCCGTGGAGATGGTCGCAGCGAAAGCAGAGATCGAAGCCAAAATTGCGAAACTGATCGGTAAAAAAACGTCGATCGAAGCATCGACGTGTAATATTAAATCGACCAAGACTGACATCGGAAGCGGGGCACTTAAAGTCAAAGGCTCGAAGGGCAAGAGTCCCAAGTCGGCCAAGAAACGCAAGAAATCGAAAGGCTCGATGCCGGCCGTGAAAAAGAAGAAGGCGCAGCGTAAGGCTCAGAAGCTTGCCCGTCGTGCACAGCGAGGGAAATAA